In a genomic window of Streptomyces noursei ATCC 11455:
- a CDS encoding AAA domain-containing protein yields the protein MTPPQPLPVPPPVDPAAAAAKATEAILHDTLHSPRRGVVVDSPPGAGKSTLVVRAARELAAAGRRLMIVAQTNAQVDDLVLRLAAKDPELPVGRLHSSEPGAFDPALADLPAVRTSARIADLTALDVVVSTAAKWAYTKVEEPWRHAIVDEAYQMRSDALLSVAGLFERALFVGDPGQLDPFSVVGADQWAGLSYDPSASAVATLLAHNPDLPQHRLPVSWRLPASAAPLVSGAFYPYTPFRSGTGPGDRRLAFGVRGDGSAVDRVLDEAAESGWGLLELPARHTPRTDPEAVRAVAGVVRRLLDRGGAATSEHAGAPEPLTAARIAVSTAHRDQAAAVRAALAGLGVTGVTVDTANRLQGREFDVTVVLHPLSGRPDATAFHLETGRLCVLASRHRHACIVVCRAGVTELLDEHPATEPVQLGVTVKFPDGWEANHAVLAHLAEHRVAWRP from the coding sequence ATGACGCCCCCTCAGCCCCTGCCCGTCCCGCCGCCGGTCGACCCCGCCGCGGCGGCGGCGAAGGCCACCGAAGCGATCCTCCACGACACCCTGCACAGCCCCCGGCGCGGCGTGGTCGTCGACTCCCCGCCGGGCGCCGGGAAGTCCACCCTGGTGGTCCGCGCCGCCCGCGAACTGGCCGCCGCGGGCCGCCGGTTGATGATCGTCGCGCAGACCAACGCCCAGGTCGACGACCTCGTGCTGCGGCTCGCCGCGAAGGACCCCGAACTCCCCGTCGGCCGCCTGCACAGCAGCGAGCCCGGCGCCTTCGACCCGGCCCTCGCGGACCTCCCCGCCGTCCGCACCTCCGCCAGGATCGCCGACCTCACCGCCCTGGACGTCGTCGTCTCCACCGCCGCCAAGTGGGCCTACACCAAGGTCGAGGAGCCCTGGCGGCACGCCATCGTGGACGAGGCGTACCAGATGCGCTCGGACGCGCTGCTGAGCGTCGCCGGCCTCTTCGAGCGGGCACTGTTCGTCGGCGACCCGGGCCAGCTGGACCCCTTCAGCGTCGTCGGCGCCGACCAGTGGGCCGGCCTCTCCTACGACCCCTCCGCCAGCGCCGTCGCCACCCTCCTCGCCCACAACCCCGACCTGCCGCAGCACCGGCTCCCCGTCTCCTGGCGCCTGCCGGCCTCCGCCGCTCCCCTCGTCTCCGGCGCCTTCTACCCGTACACGCCGTTCCGCAGCGGCACCGGCCCCGGCGACCGGCGGCTGGCGTTCGGCGTGCGCGGCGACGGCTCGGCCGTGGACCGCGTGCTGGACGAGGCCGCGGAGTCCGGCTGGGGCCTGCTGGAGCTGCCCGCCCGGCACACCCCGCGGACGGACCCGGAGGCGGTCCGCGCCGTCGCCGGGGTCGTCCGCCGGCTGCTGGACCGCGGCGGGGCCGCCACCAGCGAGCACGCAGGCGCCCCGGAGCCGCTGACGGCCGCCCGGATCGCGGTCAGCACCGCCCACCGCGACCAGGCCGCGGCGGTCCGCGCCGCCCTCGCCGGGCTGGGCGTGACCGGTGTCACGGTGGACACCGCCAACCGCCTCCAGGGCCGCGAGTTCGACGTCACCGTCGTCCTCCACCCGCTCTCCGGCCGCCCCGACGCGACCGCCTTCCACCTGGAGACCGGCCGCCTGTGCGTGCTCGCCTCCCGGCACCGGCACGCCTGCATCGTCGTCTGCCGCGCCGGCGTCACCGAGCTGCTGGACGAACACCCCGCCACGGAACCGGTCCAACTCGGCGTCACCGTGAAGTTCCCGGACGGCTGGGAGGCCAACCACGCGGTCCTCGCCCATCTCGCGGAACACCGGGTGGCCTGGCGCCCTTGA
- a CDS encoding histidine phosphatase family protein, producing the protein MAPRILLARHGQTEWSVSGRHTGRTDIPLLDEGRRGAKLLGERLHHAPWDGLPDVEVRTSPLVRAKETCELAGFGPRAQEWDALLEIDYGAYEGLTPAQIKADRPDWLIWRDGVPAGETLAEVCARADAVVDWARSADRDVLVFAHGHILRVLGARWLGLDVSFAARLRLAPTSLSVLGWAYGEPAVVSWNDTGHLD; encoded by the coding sequence ATGGCACCGCGCATTCTCCTGGCCAGGCACGGACAGACGGAGTGGTCCGTCTCCGGACGGCACACCGGACGCACCGACATCCCCCTGCTCGACGAGGGACGCCGGGGCGCCAAGCTGCTGGGCGAGCGGCTGCACCACGCCCCCTGGGACGGCCTGCCGGACGTCGAGGTCCGCACCAGCCCCCTGGTGCGCGCCAAGGAGACCTGCGAGCTGGCCGGCTTCGGGCCGCGGGCCCAGGAGTGGGACGCGCTGCTGGAGATCGACTACGGCGCGTACGAGGGGCTGACCCCGGCGCAGATCAAGGCCGACCGGCCGGACTGGCTGATCTGGCGGGACGGGGTGCCGGCGGGCGAGACGCTCGCCGAGGTCTGCGCGCGGGCCGACGCGGTGGTCGACTGGGCGCGCTCGGCCGACCGCGACGTGCTGGTCTTCGCGCACGGCCACATCCTGCGGGTGCTGGGCGCGCGCTGGCTGGGCCTGGACGTCTCCTTCGCGGCGCGGCTCCGGCTGGCGCCGACCTCCCTGTCGGTGCTCGGCTGGGCCTACGGCGAGCCGGCCGTGGTGAGCTGGAACGACACCGGCCACCTCGACTGA
- a CDS encoding transcriptional regulator — translation MASQAQRPASSRTAPARPNTAFRQLRGRLSPGEFAAAVRRSAREIGEQVSCDARYVGRVESGEIRCPNYAYERVFRHMFPGLTLPDMGFAPRETVRGRRAPKGRAASGTPVEQVLAPGGPASLATDPDHRDTRIQNCEESDVLRRAFITGGPAAALGLAGLCPPGPAPHASIPRPSSPLDQGRAPSPDGFAATVPGPRTAPGGRAGAAEATAVEEAVRRIRLLDDRHGADGLYHRATQPLRIAYELLDAGVQRRAVYDRLHAGAGELAISVGWLAHDSGRFEDARSHYAEALSTARVCGDAALEAHAFCNTAFLARDAGRPREAVRAAQAAQQAAKRLGSPRLRSLLALREAGGWAGLGDRTGCTQALARAERLFAAGPSERDPEWMTFYGEAELAGLTAQCWSALGERGRAAELARHAVALQDPHFTRNIALFTAELAGNLAASGAAEEAAAAALQTLALLTQVRSARIRAMLDAVAHTLRPYRSCAPVAAFLGRYRAAGDPARRQPS, via the coding sequence ATGGCGTCGCAAGCTCAACGTCCAGCGTCGTCCCGCACCGCACCCGCCCGCCCGAACACCGCCTTCCGACAGCTGCGCGGCCGGCTGTCGCCCGGCGAGTTCGCGGCGGCGGTCCGACGGTCCGCCCGTGAGATCGGCGAGCAGGTCTCGTGCGACGCCCGCTATGTGGGCCGCGTCGAGTCCGGGGAGATCCGGTGCCCGAACTACGCCTACGAACGGGTGTTCCGGCACATGTTCCCGGGGCTGACGCTGCCCGACATGGGGTTCGCGCCGCGGGAGACGGTACGCGGACGGCGGGCGCCGAAGGGGCGGGCGGCGTCGGGCACTCCGGTGGAGCAGGTGCTCGCACCGGGCGGCCCCGCGTCCCTGGCGACCGACCCCGACCACCGCGATACCCGTATCCAGAACTGCGAGGAGAGCGACGTGCTACGTCGCGCGTTCATCACCGGCGGCCCGGCGGCCGCCCTGGGCCTGGCCGGCCTCTGTCCGCCCGGCCCCGCGCCGCACGCATCGATCCCCCGGCCGTCGAGCCCGCTCGACCAGGGCAGGGCGCCGTCGCCCGACGGCTTCGCCGCGACCGTGCCCGGACCCCGAACCGCCCCCGGCGGCCGGGCCGGCGCCGCCGAGGCCACCGCCGTCGAGGAGGCCGTCCGCCGGATCCGCCTGCTGGACGACCGGCACGGCGCCGACGGCCTCTACCACCGCGCCACCCAACCCCTGCGCATCGCCTACGAACTGCTCGACGCCGGCGTCCAACGCCGCGCGGTCTACGACCGGTTGCACGCCGGCGCCGGCGAACTCGCCATCTCCGTGGGCTGGCTGGCGCACGACTCCGGCCGCTTCGAGGACGCCCGCTCGCACTACGCCGAAGCGCTGTCCACCGCCCGGGTCTGCGGCGACGCCGCCCTGGAGGCGCACGCGTTCTGCAACACCGCGTTCCTGGCCCGCGACGCCGGCCGGCCGCGCGAGGCGGTGCGGGCCGCACAGGCCGCCCAGCAGGCCGCCAAGCGGCTCGGCTCGCCGCGGCTGCGGTCGCTGCTGGCGCTGCGCGAGGCCGGCGGCTGGGCCGGGCTCGGCGACCGCACCGGCTGCACGCAGGCGCTGGCCCGGGCCGAGCGGCTGTTCGCGGCCGGGCCGAGCGAACGCGACCCGGAGTGGATGACCTTCTACGGGGAGGCCGAACTGGCCGGCCTCACGGCGCAGTGCTGGTCCGCGCTGGGCGAGCGGGGGCGGGCGGCGGAGCTGGCCCGCCACGCGGTGGCACTGCAGGATCCGCACTTCACCCGCAACATCGCGCTGTTCACCGCGGAGCTGGCCGGCAACCTCGCGGCCAGCGGCGCCGCCGAGGAGGCCGCCGCGGCGGCCCTCCAGACGCTCGCCCTGCTGACGCAGGTCCGCTCGGCCCGGATCCGGGCGATGCTGGACGCCGTCGCCCACACGCTCCGCCCGTACCGCAGCTGCGCCCCGGTCGCCGCGTTCCTGGGGCGGTACCGGGCGGCCGGCGACCCCGCGCGGCGCCAGCCGTCCTGA